One stretch of Brevibacillus laterosporus DNA includes these proteins:
- a CDS encoding copper amine oxidase N-terminal domain-containing protein gives MFKKKAILVLSSALLIGALPATTDAAVVKKNLQATYNNVKVKHNGNEVPTTIEPFIVDGTTYIPIRMMADVFKKDIDWDQATYTIAVTDRNEPTFNTYKSQLDAKDAEIADLERELRDAKDKLDKKKSKNDDLADLEKKIQKKYEDWEDIDWDITLDGDEDDVEITIEFDYYDDKKLFDKLDEDDLKDFVTKICKMVWNDSDFEDADITGTITDTDEDEDLYDFKGKASSGKITLTEN, from the coding sequence ATGTTTAAGAAAAAGGCAATATTAGTATTATCGTCTGCTCTATTGATTGGAGCACTACCTGCGACAACTGATGCAGCAGTTGTAAAGAAAAATTTGCAAGCTACATACAATAATGTGAAGGTAAAGCATAACGGTAATGAAGTTCCAACCACTATCGAACCATTTATTGTGGATGGCACAACTTACATTCCGATTCGTATGATGGCTGATGTGTTCAAAAAAGATATTGATTGGGATCAAGCAACCTACACAATAGCTGTAACAGACCGTAATGAACCAACCTTCAACACATACAAATCTCAATTAGATGCCAAAGACGCTGAAATTGCTGATCTAGAAAGAGAATTGCGGGATGCAAAAGATAAGTTGGATAAGAAAAAAAGCAAAAACGACGATTTAGCTGATCTTGAGAAAAAAATCCAGAAAAAATATGAGGATTGGGAAGATATTGACTGGGATATTACCTTAGATGGCGATGAAGATGATGTCGAGATCACAATCGAGTTCGATTATTACGATGACAAAAAGTTGTTCGACAAATTAGATGAGGATGACTTAAAGGATTTTGTAACAAAGATCTGCAAGATGGTGTGGAATGACAGTGACTTTGAAGATGCAGACATTACAGGTACCATTACTGATACCGACGAAGATGAAGATTTGTATGATTTCAAAGGAAAAGCATCTTCTGGTAAAATTACGCTTACCGAGAACTAA
- a CDS encoding DUF2726 domain-containing protein, which yields MDERSILILTDKGDQTTDIADYNFIENQVHIQFKNNTKIYKYSLKKVTIKQNPKVLDISNQNVCYQNMPLRKVQEILDFEGTFKVFFQNGKTNIYDSSSIRIESKESSQGRVLNVLNYWADIAHYTKIEDKAEAFLKKEFDKIHPIHPDSVLKAYINQAPLTQVASSTIPVIFPFRFNLSQKQALEQALTSQISIIEGPPGTGKTQTILNIIANLAIMRNKSVAVVSSNNAAVQNVKDKLQKSGYDFIAASLGNMKNRRSFFQKLPEYNVAEWKSEIQEEKIIESISNITKRLNHLLELANNKAKIDQELAAYHLEQRHFQVHYNKHNIEEMERLFLCRQTPERIISFLADEYFVGERADHFLHKAKLLFKYGFIDFKKLKDNRLELISGLQMKYYDSKIAELERKKDEIQLELDQESFEELLDQHEAYSSALFKHKLHYKYHDKEPFAGHEKNYKEMFDVFIDHFPVLLSTTHSLRSCVRDNYLFDYVIVDESSQVDLLTGVLALSCCKQAIIVGDTKQLPQIVDNNIKSKLNTDNIDDVYNYFKHSILSSLLSVYGDSIPKVILKEHYRCHPKIIGFCNNQYYDDKLIPFTLEKDNDIPLRLHYTAPGNHMRKVTLKGKEGSYNHREIDAFNEEILKELQLGEISNEEIGFTTPYRLQVEEAGRMSEKNIEIDTVHKYQGREKPVMILSTVLDQTKNGKIGRKFVENSCLVNVAVSRAQKQFILVTDYALFRNSRKDIGNLIRYIEYNTLHEHITNSELVSVFDLLYTEYSTKLNYLQNRLISKFRYKSENIMWRVLTDLLKKEQYKSVTFGTQIFLKDLLNDTKRLNEAEKRFVKNNASVDFVIYDVLNKQPLLIIEVDGFFHRNKEDQIGRDKKKDTILKKYELPLLRLPTTGSDEEKKISLQLDQILYNNIDNPSSLS from the coding sequence ATGGATGAACGCAGTATTTTAATCCTAACTGATAAAGGGGATCAGACAACTGACATTGCTGATTATAACTTTATTGAAAATCAGGTACATATTCAATTTAAAAATAATACTAAGATCTATAAGTATTCTTTAAAAAAAGTAACCATTAAACAAAATCCAAAAGTTCTAGATATAAGTAATCAGAATGTGTGTTATCAAAATATGCCCCTTCGCAAAGTCCAAGAAATTCTAGATTTTGAGGGCACTTTCAAAGTTTTCTTCCAGAATGGAAAAACCAATATTTACGATTCTTCTTCAATCCGCATAGAGAGCAAAGAAAGTAGCCAGGGAAGGGTACTGAATGTATTGAATTATTGGGCTGATATTGCACATTATACAAAGATAGAAGATAAGGCTGAAGCTTTCCTGAAAAAAGAGTTTGACAAGATCCATCCTATACACCCTGATAGCGTACTCAAAGCTTACATAAATCAGGCACCTTTAACTCAAGTAGCTTCGAGCACTATTCCTGTTATATTTCCTTTTCGATTTAATCTGAGTCAAAAGCAGGCACTTGAACAGGCTCTCACTAGTCAGATCTCGATTATCGAAGGTCCTCCTGGTACAGGGAAAACACAAACCATTCTAAATATCATTGCAAACTTGGCAATTATGAGGAATAAATCAGTAGCAGTAGTATCAAGCAATAATGCGGCAGTACAAAATGTAAAGGATAAGCTACAAAAGAGTGGTTATGATTTCATTGCTGCTTCCTTAGGCAATATGAAGAACAGGAGATCATTTTTTCAGAAATTGCCTGAATATAATGTAGCTGAATGGAAAAGCGAGATTCAAGAAGAGAAAATTATAGAATCAATCTCGAATATAACCAAGAGACTTAATCATTTGTTGGAGTTGGCTAATAATAAGGCAAAAATCGATCAAGAGCTAGCTGCCTATCATCTGGAACAAAGACATTTTCAGGTTCATTACAATAAACATAATATAGAAGAAATGGAGAGGTTATTTTTATGTCGACAAACACCCGAAAGGATTATTTCCTTTTTGGCAGATGAGTATTTTGTCGGTGAACGGGCTGATCATTTTTTACATAAAGCCAAATTACTATTCAAGTATGGATTCATTGACTTTAAAAAGTTGAAGGATAACCGTTTAGAATTAATCTCTGGTTTGCAAATGAAGTACTACGATTCGAAAATAGCTGAACTAGAGCGGAAGAAGGATGAGATTCAATTAGAATTGGATCAGGAATCGTTTGAGGAACTGTTGGATCAGCACGAAGCGTATTCCTCGGCCTTGTTTAAACACAAGCTTCATTACAAATATCACGATAAGGAGCCCTTTGCTGGACACGAAAAAAATTATAAAGAGATGTTCGACGTATTTATCGATCATTTTCCAGTACTGTTAAGCACAACTCATTCTTTACGCTCTTGTGTTCGTGACAACTATTTATTTGATTATGTGATCGTTGACGAATCTTCCCAGGTCGATTTGCTTACAGGAGTACTGGCTTTATCTTGCTGTAAGCAGGCTATAATTGTAGGCGATACCAAGCAATTACCACAGATAGTTGATAATAACATTAAAAGTAAACTGAATACTGATAATATAGATGATGTGTATAACTATTTTAAACATAGTATACTTTCTTCCTTGCTGTCTGTTTATGGTGATAGCATTCCCAAAGTGATTTTAAAGGAACATTATCGGTGCCATCCGAAGATTATTGGGTTTTGTAACAACCAGTATTATGACGACAAATTAATTCCCTTTACCTTGGAAAAAGATAACGATATCCCCTTACGGCTGCATTATACTGCTCCAGGCAACCATATGAGAAAAGTAACCTTAAAAGGTAAAGAAGGTAGCTATAATCATAGGGAAATTGATGCCTTTAATGAGGAGATATTAAAAGAACTGCAGTTGGGTGAGATATCAAATGAAGAAATTGGGTTTACGACACCTTATCGCTTACAAGTAGAAGAAGCAGGTAGGATGTCGGAGAAGAATATTGAAATCGATACGGTTCATAAGTACCAAGGCCGTGAGAAACCAGTAATGATTCTATCAACCGTTCTAGATCAGACTAAGAATGGTAAAATCGGAAGGAAATTTGTTGAAAATTCATGTTTAGTCAATGTAGCGGTCTCTAGAGCACAGAAGCAGTTTATCCTCGTAACGGATTATGCTTTATTCCGAAATTCGCGTAAAGATATCGGCAATTTGATCCGTTACATAGAGTACAACACGCTCCACGAGCATATTACAAATAGCGAACTTGTCTCTGTATTTGACTTGCTTTATACCGAGTATTCAACCAAATTAAATTACTTGCAAAATCGATTGATTTCTAAGTTTAGGTATAAATCCGAAAATATTATGTGGCGTGTTTTGACCGACTTGTTAAAAAAAGAACAGTATAAAAGCGTCACATTTGGTACTCAAATTTTCCTGAAGGACTTATTAAATGATACGAAGCGTCTCAATGAAGCGGAAAAAAGATTTGTGAAGAATAATGCATCGGTAGATTTTGTTATCTATGATGTGCTCAACAAGCAACCACTTTTAATAATTGAGGTGGATGGTTTTTTTCATAGAAATAAAGAAGATCAGATTGGACGAGATAAGAAAAAAGATACGATTCTAAAAAAATATGAATTACCCTTACTAAGGCTACCAACTACAGGTTCAGATGAAGAAAAGAAAATTAGCCTACAATTGGATCAAATTTTGTATAACAATATAGATAATCCTTCCTCACTTTCATAA
- a CDS encoding N-acetyltransferase: MKTETSIVTERLLLREMTIEDAEVLYSYWSDDEVTKYMNVSSFSSVDQAKEMIQLLLDLGKEDKAYRYSIVLQETNEVIGTCGFNYIDRENNRAEVGFDLGRPFWRKGFAKEGLEALVRYGFDVHELNRIEAKVEPENVNSMMVLSKLSFVNEGLLREYQKSEGKYVDLHILSLLKKEYLDKQ; the protein is encoded by the coding sequence ATGAAAACAGAAACAAGTATTGTAACAGAGAGATTATTATTAAGAGAAATGACCATTGAAGATGCAGAAGTTCTATACAGCTATTGGTCAGATGATGAAGTAACGAAGTATATGAATGTCTCATCCTTTAGTAGCGTTGATCAAGCTAAGGAAATGATACAACTCCTACTTGATTTAGGTAAGGAAGACAAAGCATATCGTTATTCCATTGTATTGCAGGAGACAAACGAAGTAATTGGAACTTGCGGGTTCAATTATATAGATCGTGAGAATAATCGCGCTGAGGTTGGATTTGATTTGGGGAGACCATTTTGGAGGAAGGGCTTTGCTAAAGAAGGCTTAGAAGCACTCGTTCGTTATGGATTTGATGTACATGAACTAAATCGAATTGAGGCAAAAGTTGAGCCCGAGAATGTTAATTCAATGATGGTTCTAAGCAAGCTATCCTTTGTTAACGAAGGGTTGCTAAGAGAATACCAAAAATCGGAAGGGAAGTATGTCGATTTACACATACTTTCGTTACTTAAAAAAGAGTATCTTGATAAGCAATAA
- a CDS encoding DUF4111 domain-containing protein: MDMTWSKPDKTAYVTTNVLGDLSDQLVTSNPPAERVKKLPIEIERPLQSFLEGLQNLIGSQLVGFYLYGSIALDAYISGESDIDFLCVTDGDLQEVDMWLIEKLFFEQMAMYPILAKLEGNFLPFHRLQLHNRCECPQCFEEAYLLKSPRDWNAITLKLLRSHGITLLGPDASEMIPEVSSQDLTNNLIGNLLYFELNMEHYFDKGLNDQVFAVLTLCRILHTMQTGEIVSKKVAAESVLPKLPALGKVITKRALRVWEKRVDSLKIVKSGTNLAPKDKLLEFVSTMKKLALD, from the coding sequence ATGGATATGACTTGGTCAAAACCTGATAAAACTGCATATGTGACCACAAACGTACTCGGGGACTTGTCCGATCAGCTTGTTACATCTAACCCTCCTGCCGAAAGAGTAAAAAAGCTTCCTATTGAAATTGAACGTCCGTTGCAAAGCTTTCTAGAAGGACTGCAAAATCTGATTGGCTCACAGCTTGTCGGGTTTTATTTATATGGTTCCATTGCCTTGGATGCGTATATTTCTGGTGAGAGTGATATTGATTTTCTTTGTGTTACAGATGGCGATTTACAAGAGGTGGATATGTGGCTCATCGAAAAGCTATTTTTCGAACAGATGGCTATGTATCCAATTCTTGCTAAGTTAGAAGGGAATTTCCTGCCGTTTCATCGGTTACAATTACACAATCGTTGCGAATGCCCCCAATGCTTTGAGGAGGCTTATTTATTAAAATCGCCACGAGACTGGAATGCCATTACGTTAAAATTGCTACGCAGTCATGGAATTACCTTACTGGGACCAGATGCATCCGAAATGATACCGGAAGTCTCCTCTCAGGATTTAACTAATAATCTGATTGGGAATCTGCTTTACTTTGAATTAAATATGGAACACTATTTTGACAAAGGTTTAAATGATCAGGTTTTTGCAGTGCTAACGCTGTGCCGGATTCTACACACGATGCAAACAGGTGAAATTGTTAGCAAAAAAGTAGCCGCAGAATCAGTGTTGCCTAAGCTTCCAGCGCTCGGAAAAGTAATAACGAAGCGAGCGCTACGTGTATGGGAAAAGCGGGTGGATAGTCTAAAAATAGTAAAATCCGGCACGAATCTCGCTCCAAAAGACAAATTACTAGAATTTGTTTCGACCATGAAAAAGCTTGCATTGGACTAA
- a CDS encoding methyltransferase: MFLREKDTVEMSADMALLEKLFMPFMFQAIYVAADLQLADHLEDGSKSVGELARVTQTDEAALYRVLRALSSMEIFKESEKGVFQLTPMAEYLKSDVEGSLHSMALMLGEHWIWQTLPGLSTSVKTGESSFDKTLKLPFYEYLNQTENKKAGETFNLAMYHNTQRQIEQILTNYDFSAYHKIVDVAGNHGQLLTAILKQTPDSEGVLFDRPYAREMALANLDKEEVSDRCEFIVGDFFKEIPKGGDLYILKHILHNWDDDKAIEILKQCREAMGENGKLLVIESVVAESNARDMIKFLDLQMLLLLGGKERTKEEYSQLCEASGLFMHRVIETSMGMALMEIYRV; the protein is encoded by the coding sequence ATGTTTTTAAGAGAAAAGGATACGGTCGAAATGTCGGCGGATATGGCTCTTCTTGAGAAACTATTTATGCCCTTCATGTTTCAAGCGATCTATGTTGCAGCAGATTTACAACTTGCCGATCATTTAGAAGATGGGTCAAAAAGTGTTGGTGAACTGGCTCGTGTAACACAGACAGATGAAGCAGCTCTTTATCGCGTCCTACGTGCATTATCTAGCATGGAAATTTTCAAGGAAAGTGAGAAGGGAGTCTTCCAGCTCACACCAATGGCCGAATATTTGAAAAGTGATGTAGAGGGTTCACTACATTCAATGGCTCTCATGCTGGGAGAACATTGGATTTGGCAGACATTGCCGGGATTATCTACGAGTGTAAAAACAGGAGAATCATCCTTCGATAAAACGTTGAAACTGCCTTTTTATGAGTATTTAAATCAGACAGAAAACAAAAAAGCTGGGGAAACCTTTAATCTAGCGATGTATCATAATACACAGCGACAAATTGAGCAAATCCTAACTAATTATGATTTCTCTGCTTATCACAAAATAGTCGATGTGGCAGGTAATCATGGACAACTGCTCACTGCGATATTAAAGCAAACCCCAGATAGTGAGGGAGTCTTATTTGACCGACCTTATGCGCGTGAGATGGCTCTTGCTAACCTAGATAAGGAAGAAGTATCCGATCGATGTGAATTCATTGTAGGTGATTTTTTCAAAGAGATTCCAAAAGGTGGAGATCTATATATCCTAAAGCATATCTTACACAACTGGGATGATGATAAGGCTATTGAGATTCTCAAACAGTGTAGAGAAGCGATGGGAGAGAACGGAAAGCTCCTAGTTATTGAATCTGTAGTTGCGGAAAGTAACGCTAGAGATATGATTAAATTCCTTGATCTACAAATGCTACTTTTACTAGGAGGGAAGGAACGTACGAAGGAAGAATACTCCCAATTGTGCGAGGCAAGTGGGTTGTTTATGCATAGGGTTATTGAGACATCGATGGGGATGGCTTTAATGGAGATTTATCGGGTATAG
- a CDS encoding phosphoesterase — translation MLSKIDHIVVLMLENRSFDSIAGRLYDPQNPAPFDQVPRNQPFEGVAGKNLSNSFPVGETEAGHKKVPVGEAGSFTTPEIDPGETFEHVFFQLYGKPLSSEAESLPQSATMDGFVTDYIHVLREQNKLVDYRQYQQVMAGYTPKMLPVLSRLANEFAICDQWFCSVPSQTWTNRSFLHAASSSGWVNNAPYKKWLLGNHAETIFDRILAQNREDITWRVYYDKLDMVSLTMLIHFPRLSGYRKTHFSFMEQFKKDAIKGNLPSYSFIEPRYFIDANDQHPPHNVLLGENLISDVYQAVREGKNWERTLLIVTYDEHGGCYDHVAPPNAVPPTINHEIGEEGFTFDRLGVRVCTLLISPYIEKGTVFRARQVLDGVENDVPLDHTSIIKTITNRWGLGNLTERDKAAFDISQVLTREEPRNDCPVLEPTHAVETFTSELPLNDLQHGMIKGLASYYKVPVPKLSNVSEALPFLEKLAKNMDL, via the coding sequence ATGTTGAGTAAAATTGATCATATTGTGGTACTGATGTTGGAAAATCGTTCTTTTGATTCCATAGCTGGAAGGCTATATGATCCTCAAAATCCAGCTCCTTTTGATCAAGTACCTCGAAATCAACCTTTTGAGGGAGTGGCTGGGAAAAACTTATCGAATTCGTTTCCAGTCGGAGAAACAGAGGCGGGGCACAAAAAGGTACCTGTGGGAGAAGCTGGTTCATTTACTACTCCAGAGATAGATCCAGGAGAAACCTTTGAACATGTTTTCTTCCAGCTTTATGGTAAACCATTATCTTCTGAGGCCGAATCTTTACCACAATCGGCGACAATGGACGGTTTTGTTACGGATTATATACATGTACTACGAGAACAAAACAAGCTAGTAGATTATAGACAATACCAACAGGTGATGGCAGGATACACTCCTAAGATGCTACCCGTGTTAAGCAGGCTTGCTAATGAATTTGCGATTTGTGACCAATGGTTTTGTTCTGTTCCTAGCCAAACGTGGACGAATCGCTCGTTTCTACATGCTGCTTCCTCTAGTGGTTGGGTAAATAATGCTCCTTATAAAAAATGGCTCTTGGGAAACCATGCCGAGACGATTTTTGATCGTATACTTGCACAGAATAGGGAAGATATCACATGGAGAGTGTATTACGATAAGCTCGATATGGTGTCCTTAACGATGTTAATTCATTTTCCAAGGCTTTCAGGTTATCGGAAAACTCATTTTTCTTTTATGGAGCAGTTTAAAAAAGATGCGATAAAAGGGAATCTTCCTTCGTATTCCTTTATAGAACCTAGGTATTTTATAGATGCTAATGATCAGCATCCCCCTCATAACGTATTGCTTGGGGAAAATCTTATATCGGACGTTTATCAGGCAGTAAGAGAAGGTAAGAATTGGGAACGGACGCTCTTGATTGTAACGTATGATGAACACGGGGGGTGTTATGATCATGTTGCTCCTCCAAATGCTGTTCCTCCCACGATTAACCATGAGATAGGAGAAGAGGGATTTACCTTTGACCGCTTGGGAGTGCGGGTTTGTACATTACTTATTTCTCCCTATATTGAAAAGGGAACTGTTTTTCGAGCGAGGCAAGTACTAGACGGCGTGGAGAATGATGTACCTCTGGACCATACCTCTATTATTAAGACGATTACAAACCGTTGGGGATTGGGAAACTTAACAGAGAGAGATAAAGCCGCTTTTGATATTAGCCAAGTATTAACCAGAGAAGAACCAAGAAATGATTGTCCTGTATTGGAGCCAACTCATGCCGTTGAGACCTTTACTTCTGAGCTTCCTTTAAACGATTTACAACATGGAATGATCAAAGGCCTTGCTTCATATTATAAGGTGCCTGTGCCTAAATTGAGTAATGTGTCAGAAGCACTGCCTTTCCTAGAGAAACTTGCCAAAAATATGGACTTATAG
- a CDS encoding chemotaxis protein: MFTIWHKKNKSPAPKALIVDKKQTVGPSPSIDSPAKAFTYIDSDSNTQSLLQNYAHHHLLTSIDLYEQNMKLSQSGKLLDELQETTKWAIHVSKSSEELACSVVDVAESTSKMAQFTEETTGKAYKSGKSISESLSVFREVENSVSSMNQTFDSLQQGITSTHRIVDTIRSISDQTHLLALNASIEAARSGEHGRGFAVVAQEVRKLAEDTKRALADISTHMEGVMKTSLTMREQVQVTQQQVAVGAYQATEAEVSLRHMIDEIRSIKTQTSNIAAITEEQAAATREIDEYIHTIVEQVSESSESLRIMGTEVNALSKKINKNRLHNIEEYGQQHEWYDRPELLKRIMIQDHLWWVWKVYNAIYGFEVLNPHDVKDHTACRLGHWYKIEQDRVSEALKPGFEKAHQNVHRLAKEIAVALQKGDKNRAKTYQQELERASHEVVQFIEKMM; this comes from the coding sequence TTGTTTACAATCTGGCATAAAAAAAACAAATCACCGGCACCTAAAGCATTAATAGTAGATAAAAAGCAGACAGTAGGTCCTAGTCCTTCAATCGATTCACCAGCTAAAGCATTTACATACATAGATTCTGATTCCAACACTCAATCGCTTCTGCAAAATTACGCACATCACCATCTGCTCACTAGTATTGATCTCTACGAACAAAACATGAAACTAAGCCAAAGCGGCAAGCTCTTGGACGAACTACAAGAGACGACTAAGTGGGCCATACATGTGAGTAAATCTTCGGAAGAATTAGCTTGTTCGGTAGTGGACGTGGCAGAGAGTACGAGCAAAATGGCGCAGTTTACAGAGGAGACAACAGGTAAGGCGTACAAGAGTGGAAAGAGTATAAGTGAATCCCTGTCTGTTTTCCGCGAAGTAGAAAATTCAGTTTCTTCTATGAATCAGACCTTTGATAGCTTACAACAAGGTATTACCTCAACGCATAGAATTGTGGACACCATTCGGAGTATCTCAGATCAGACACATTTACTGGCGTTGAATGCTTCCATAGAGGCGGCAAGGTCAGGCGAGCATGGCAGAGGATTTGCTGTCGTTGCGCAGGAAGTGAGAAAGCTCGCAGAAGATACCAAACGTGCTCTTGCGGATATTTCTACTCATATGGAAGGAGTAATGAAAACATCTCTGACGATGCGTGAGCAGGTGCAGGTAACGCAACAGCAGGTCGCAGTAGGAGCGTATCAGGCTACGGAAGCGGAAGTTTCTTTGCGGCATATGATTGATGAAATTCGCAGTATAAAGACACAGACCAGCAATATTGCAGCGATTACAGAGGAACAAGCTGCCGCTACTCGGGAAATTGATGAGTATATACATACTATCGTGGAACAGGTTTCAGAATCTAGTGAATCCTTACGTATTATGGGAACAGAAGTGAATGCGCTTTCGAAAAAGATAAACAAGAATAGATTACATAACATTGAAGAGTATGGCCAGCAACATGAATGGTATGATCGCCCAGAGTTGCTAAAACGGATCATGATTCAAGATCATCTCTGGTGGGTATGGAAGGTGTATAATGCCATTTATGGTTTTGAGGTATTAAATCCCCATGATGTCAAAGATCACACGGCATGTCGATTAGGGCATTGGTATAAGATTGAACAAGATCGTGTATCAGAAGCATTGAAGCCTGGTTTTGAGAAAGCACATCAGAATGTTCATCGTTTAGCAAAAGAGATTGCTGTCGCTCTTCAAAAAGGGGATAAAAATAGGGCTAAGACTTACCAACAGGAACTGGAACGTGCTTCCCATGAAGTTGTGCAATTTATTGAAAAAATGATGTAG
- a CDS encoding TM2 domain-containing protein: protein MDNLTARQNLTTDQQLMVNAEFDKRKRSKGIAYLLWIFLGTIGGHRFYSGDTGIAIGMIAVWFISWFLLFVPIAIWIIIDVFLIGKRIDKLNEQLEITIIQKVKMINMITTT, encoded by the coding sequence ATGGATAATTTGACCGCAAGACAAAATTTAACTACTGATCAACAACTCATGGTAAATGCAGAATTTGACAAACGAAAAAGATCAAAAGGAATAGCCTATCTTCTGTGGATTTTTTTAGGTACCATAGGAGGTCACCGTTTTTATAGCGGGGACACCGGGATTGCCATTGGTATGATTGCCGTCTGGTTCATCAGTTGGTTCCTCTTGTTTGTTCCCATTGCCATTTGGATCATTATCGACGTATTCTTAATTGGGAAACGCATCGATAAGCTTAATGAACAGTTGGAGATAACTATTATTCAAAAGGTAAAAATGATCAACATGATAACAACTACATAA